Proteins from a genomic interval of Bradyrhizobium sp. CCGB01:
- a CDS encoding alpha/beta hydrolase — translation MRDRSTQPTWDPLVLADQLHSIAKQSQLLMQRFATSQADSTRVGMGDTSTLGFDFVDLMTKMMSDPTPVAKAQIDLFNDSMAVWKSAAESMWLIRPCETDRPKDKRFKHPDWTENAVFNYVKESYLVAAKAILSTVRDVKGMDDATARKVDFYTRQFVDAISPSNFVATNPEVLKATLETGGQNLLRGLDNLLSDVGRGEGRLSITMTDMKAFQLGENIATTPGKIVFQNNLMQLIQYAPTTSEVRKRPLLIIPPWINKFYVLDLQPKNSLIKWAVDQGHTVFVISWVNPDEKLAEKGFEDYMLEGPVAALDAIKRATGEEHVNAIGYCLGGTLLASTAAYLAANEDDRIASATYFVTLVDFAEVGDMAVFIDQEQLASLERRMRERGYLDAQDMATSFNMLRANDLIWSFVVNNYLLGREQLPFDLLFWNSDSTRMPAAMHSFYLRAMYLENRLSKPGGITLAGTPIDLSRIKIPSFILSTREDHIAPWESTYAATRLYSGPVKFVLSASGHMAGVISAPGSKYGHWTNDNLPPAPDQWFAGATSHQGSWWPVWDEWVTRLDHQRDPAREPGGGNLPVIEDAPGSYVRVRAMAS, via the coding sequence ATGAGAGATCGATCGACGCAACCTACGTGGGATCCTCTTGTTCTCGCTGACCAACTGCACTCGATCGCGAAGCAAAGCCAGTTGCTGATGCAGCGGTTCGCCACGTCCCAGGCCGACTCCACGAGGGTCGGCATGGGAGACACCTCGACGCTCGGATTCGATTTCGTCGATCTCATGACGAAAATGATGTCGGACCCGACGCCAGTAGCGAAGGCCCAGATCGACCTCTTCAACGACAGCATGGCCGTTTGGAAATCGGCGGCAGAAAGCATGTGGCTGATACGCCCTTGCGAAACCGACAGACCCAAGGACAAACGGTTCAAGCATCCCGACTGGACCGAGAACGCAGTCTTCAACTACGTGAAGGAAAGCTACCTGGTCGCTGCCAAGGCGATCCTTTCGACTGTCCGAGACGTCAAGGGCATGGACGACGCCACCGCGCGCAAGGTCGACTTCTACACGCGTCAGTTCGTCGACGCCATTTCTCCCTCAAATTTCGTCGCCACCAATCCGGAGGTGCTCAAAGCCACGCTGGAGACCGGAGGACAAAATCTGCTCCGTGGGCTCGACAACCTGCTTTCCGATGTCGGTCGTGGCGAGGGCCGCCTCTCCATCACGATGACCGACATGAAGGCCTTCCAGCTCGGCGAGAACATCGCCACGACCCCCGGTAAGATCGTCTTCCAAAACAACCTGATGCAGCTCATCCAATACGCTCCTACGACAAGCGAAGTCCGCAAGCGACCTCTCCTCATTATCCCGCCGTGGATCAACAAATTTTACGTTCTCGATCTTCAGCCGAAAAACTCGCTTATCAAGTGGGCAGTCGACCAGGGCCATACCGTCTTCGTCATCTCTTGGGTCAATCCGGACGAGAAGCTCGCGGAGAAGGGCTTCGAAGATTACATGCTCGAGGGTCCCGTCGCGGCCCTGGATGCAATCAAAAGGGCGACCGGCGAAGAGCACGTCAATGCCATCGGGTACTGCCTCGGAGGTACTCTGCTCGCCTCAACGGCCGCCTACCTGGCCGCGAACGAGGACGACAGGATCGCAAGCGCCACCTACTTCGTGACGCTGGTGGATTTCGCAGAAGTCGGTGACATGGCCGTCTTCATAGATCAGGAGCAGCTCGCGTCGCTCGAAAGGCGCATGCGCGAGCGCGGCTATCTCGACGCTCAGGATATGGCGACGTCATTCAACATGTTGCGGGCCAACGACCTGATCTGGTCCTTCGTCGTGAACAATTACTTGCTCGGCAGGGAGCAGCTCCCGTTCGACCTACTGTTTTGGAACTCGGACTCCACGCGGATGCCCGCGGCTATGCATTCATTCTATCTCCGGGCGATGTATCTGGAAAATCGCCTATCCAAGCCCGGCGGTATCACTCTCGCCGGCACGCCGATCGACCTGTCGCGGATCAAGATCCCGTCGTTCATCCTGTCCACGCGCGAAGACCATATCGCCCCATGGGAGTCGACCTATGCGGCGACGCGTCTGTATTCCGGTCCCGTCAAATTCGTGCTGTCCGCCTCCGGACACATGGCGGGAGTCATCAGCGCGCCGGGCAGTAAGTATGGCCATTGGACAAACGACAACTTGCCGCCTGCCCCCGACCAATGGTTCGCTGGCGCAACCAGTCATCAGGGCTCCTGGTGGCCCGTTTGGGATGAGTGGGTTACTCGCTTGGATCATCAGCGCGATCCCGCGCGCGAACCGGGCGGCGGCAACTTGCCAGTCATCGAGGACGCTCCCGGCTCCTACGTACGCGTGAGAGCGATGGCATCTTAG
- a CDS encoding autoinducer 2 ABC transporter substrate-binding protein, protein MDRRQTLKMLGGAAAIAGTGFPGFAFAQAQKEMVTVVKIAGIPWFNALEKGIQKGAKDFSINATMVGPANVDPAQQVKLLDDLIAKKVNVIGLVPLDVKVCEPVLKRAQAAGIKVITHEGPEQEGRDWNVELIDSVRFGEVQMERLAKDMGGEGDYVVYVGTLTTPLHNKWADAAIAYQQKNFPKMKLVADRFPGADEIDTSQRTTLDVIKAYPNLRGILGFGSNGPIGAGNAVRQQRLGKKIAVVGTVLPSQAKSLIADDTIREGFLWNPTDAGYAMVAVAKLVLDGKPITDGVDVPGLGKAAVDVAGKQIKVDKIMRINKETIDGLIAGGL, encoded by the coding sequence ATGGACAGACGCCAGACACTCAAAATGCTTGGTGGTGCGGCGGCGATCGCCGGTACCGGTTTTCCGGGGTTTGCTTTTGCGCAGGCTCAAAAGGAAATGGTCACGGTCGTGAAGATCGCCGGCATTCCGTGGTTCAACGCTCTTGAAAAGGGAATCCAGAAGGGTGCCAAGGACTTCAGCATCAATGCCACCATGGTTGGACCGGCGAACGTCGATCCGGCACAACAGGTAAAGCTGCTCGATGATCTGATCGCCAAGAAGGTCAACGTGATCGGCTTGGTGCCGCTGGACGTCAAAGTGTGCGAGCCGGTGCTCAAGCGCGCCCAGGCGGCCGGCATCAAAGTCATCACCCATGAGGGCCCCGAGCAGGAAGGCCGTGACTGGAACGTGGAATTGATCGATTCCGTTCGCTTCGGTGAAGTGCAGATGGAGCGTCTCGCCAAGGACATGGGCGGCGAAGGCGACTACGTGGTTTATGTCGGGACCTTGACGACGCCGCTTCACAACAAATGGGCCGACGCCGCGATTGCCTATCAGCAGAAGAATTTCCCGAAAATGAAACTCGTCGCCGACCGTTTCCCCGGCGCCGACGAGATCGATACCAGCCAGCGCACGACGCTTGACGTGATCAAGGCCTATCCGAACCTTCGCGGCATTCTCGGCTTCGGCTCGAATGGACCGATCGGGGCCGGCAATGCGGTGCGTCAACAACGCCTTGGCAAGAAGATCGCCGTGGTCGGCACCGTGCTGCCGAGCCAGGCGAAGTCGCTCATCGCAGATGATACCATCCGCGAAGGTTTCCTGTGGAATCCCACCGATGCAGGTTACGCCATGGTTGCAGTAGCCAAGCTCGTGCTTGATGGCAAGCCAATCACGGATGGCGTCGATGTTCCAGGCCTCGGCAAGGCCGCGGTCGATGTGGCCGGCAAGCAGATCAAGGTCGACAAGATCATGCGGATCAACAAAGAAACCATCGACGGACTGATTGCCGGAGGACTCTAG
- a CDS encoding sugar ABC transporter ATP-binding protein: MTTFLEMSGISKRFGGVHALRDVDLTLEVGEVHCLVGENGSGKSTLIKIISGVEAPEPGGQIVISGKEYPKLSPVYSTHCGIQVIYQDLSLFSNLTVVENIAMAHHLGGVHTVNWSSMRAIAMATMAKVGIEVDPETKVSELSIAGRQLVAICRALAADAKLLIMDEPTASLTRHEVNTLIKLVSDLKRSGICVVFVSHRLDEVLEIAERVTVLRDGAKVGTFDAAAIDGSKLSHLMTGKAFEYQKQVSDLAVGAVVLEVQGLGRDGDYDDVSLQLRAGEVVGLTGLLGSGRTELALSLFGMNPPDRGTMALDGHRIALNRNADAIRRGIAYVSEDRLALGLILDQSITSNVTLTVLERLAGAFGLIGTRARQSHVARWVAELGIKVSDPNNAVKTLSGGNQQRIVLAKWMATNPRVLILDSPTVGVDIRAKDGIYEIIRRLAREGVAVLMISDEIPEVLYHSHRVLVMREGRLTADVMAADTSEDALRQAVNA, from the coding sequence TTGACGACTTTCCTGGAGATGTCCGGCATATCAAAGCGTTTCGGCGGCGTGCATGCGCTTCGCGACGTCGATCTGACGCTGGAGGTCGGAGAGGTGCATTGCCTTGTCGGCGAAAACGGATCCGGCAAGTCGACGCTGATCAAGATCATTTCCGGCGTCGAGGCGCCGGAACCAGGAGGCCAGATCGTCATTTCCGGCAAGGAGTACCCAAAACTAAGCCCGGTCTACTCCACCCATTGCGGCATTCAGGTCATCTATCAGGATCTATCGCTATTCTCCAACCTCACCGTCGTCGAGAACATCGCCATGGCGCACCATCTTGGCGGCGTCCACACGGTGAACTGGTCCTCTATGCGGGCCATCGCCATGGCCACAATGGCGAAGGTCGGTATTGAGGTCGATCCGGAAACAAAAGTCTCCGAACTCAGCATTGCCGGACGCCAGCTGGTCGCGATCTGCCGGGCCCTGGCGGCGGATGCCAAACTCCTCATCATGGATGAGCCGACAGCGTCGCTGACCCGCCACGAGGTCAACACGTTGATCAAGCTCGTCAGCGACCTGAAGCGAAGCGGTATCTGCGTCGTATTCGTGAGCCATCGCCTCGACGAGGTGCTCGAGATCGCAGAGCGCGTGACGGTATTGCGGGACGGAGCCAAGGTAGGCACCTTTGACGCAGCGGCCATCGACGGCAGCAAACTCAGTCACCTGATGACCGGGAAAGCTTTCGAGTATCAGAAGCAGGTGTCCGACCTTGCCGTGGGTGCGGTTGTCCTCGAAGTCCAGGGCCTTGGCCGCGATGGTGACTACGACGATGTGAGCTTGCAATTGCGCGCCGGAGAAGTCGTGGGGCTTACCGGATTGCTTGGATCGGGCCGAACCGAGCTCGCACTGTCGCTGTTCGGCATGAACCCGCCCGATCGAGGCACCATGGCGCTTGACGGCCACCGCATCGCGCTGAACAGGAATGCAGACGCGATCCGTCGAGGCATCGCTTACGTATCCGAGGACAGGCTTGCGCTTGGCCTCATCCTTGACCAGTCGATCACGTCGAACGTCACGCTGACCGTGCTGGAACGTCTCGCTGGTGCATTCGGCCTGATTGGCACACGCGCGCGGCAAAGCCATGTTGCGCGATGGGTCGCCGAACTCGGAATCAAGGTGTCTGATCCCAACAACGCGGTCAAGACGCTCTCCGGCGGCAATCAGCAGCGGATTGTGCTCGCCAAATGGATGGCGACCAACCCACGAGTGCTTATCCTTGATAGCCCAACGGTCGGTGTCGACATCCGCGCTAAGGATGGGATTTATGAGATCATCCGGAGGCTGGCCCGCGAGGGCGTCGCGGTGCTGATGATATCAGACGAAATCCCCGAGGTACTTTATCACAGCCATCGCGTGCTGGTGATGCGCGAAGGGCGTTTGACCGCTGACGTGATGGCCGCAGACACCTCCGAAGATGCGCTTCGGCAGGCGGTCAATGCCTGA
- a CDS encoding ABC transporter permease: MPESRFASFGRFRRSHEFWLLIVILVLCVSLGAANGQFLTMQNLFDLLTSYAFVGILALGLLVVLIAGGIDISFTATASVAQYVTLTVANAYGANWVCVFAIAIGIGGALGALNAIFIQKLRIPSIIVSVATLNIFYGLLIFFTGGKYIYSLPDWFAAGIFWFEFDWGKDTSYGVNLQILALGSSFLFTWLLLNRSNIGRQIYAMGGNTDAAQRLGFHVFGLNMLVYCYMGVMAGIASLVQAQLAQSVAPTVLVGKELDVVAAVVLGGASLMGGVGTVLGTFLGLALLAILQNGIILLGVSSYWSPFFVGLVILISVSATAWSQRERRTRSARS, encoded by the coding sequence ATGCCTGAATCGCGGTTTGCTTCATTTGGCAGGTTTCGGCGCAGCCATGAGTTCTGGCTGTTGATCGTGATCCTCGTGCTCTGCGTCAGCCTGGGCGCGGCGAACGGCCAGTTCCTGACCATGCAGAATCTGTTCGACCTGCTGACCTCCTACGCATTCGTAGGCATCCTCGCCCTCGGGCTGCTCGTGGTGCTGATCGCCGGCGGAATCGACATCTCCTTCACGGCGACAGCATCGGTGGCGCAATATGTCACGCTTACGGTGGCGAACGCATACGGCGCGAACTGGGTCTGCGTTTTTGCGATCGCGATCGGTATTGGAGGTGCGCTCGGCGCCCTCAACGCGATCTTCATCCAGAAGCTTCGGATACCATCAATCATCGTGTCCGTGGCAACGTTGAACATTTTCTATGGGCTGCTGATTTTCTTCACGGGCGGTAAATACATCTATTCGTTACCCGACTGGTTCGCGGCCGGGATATTCTGGTTCGAGTTCGATTGGGGCAAGGATACGTCCTACGGCGTCAACCTGCAGATCCTCGCGCTGGGGTCCTCATTTCTGTTCACCTGGCTCCTGCTCAATCGTAGCAACATCGGTCGTCAGATTTACGCCATGGGCGGCAATACCGATGCCGCGCAGCGACTTGGCTTCCATGTCTTCGGCCTCAACATGCTGGTCTATTGCTACATGGGGGTCATGGCCGGTATCGCCTCGCTGGTCCAGGCACAGCTTGCACAGTCCGTAGCTCCGACGGTGCTGGTCGGCAAGGAGCTTGACGTGGTTGCGGCCGTCGTGCTCGGCGGCGCCAGCCTGATGGGCGGCGTCGGCACCGTTCTCGGCACGTTTCTGGGGTTGGCACTGCTCGCCATCCTGCAGAATGGAATCATTTTGCTGGGCGTTTCGTCCTATTGGTCGCCATTTTTTGTCGGGTTGGTCATTCTGATCTCGGTCTCGGCGACAGCCTGGTCGCAGCGAGAACGGCGGACCCGGAGCGCGCGGTCATGA
- a CDS encoding ABC transporter permease: MRNASTLALRGRLIRLAGSGTIATLILLLVALWLVFAITIGDRFFSVNTLQSMAFQMPELGILSLAMMLALLSGGLNLSIIATANLSGLTIAFLLTHYIPGTQGIAWAGVQVLAIAAGFAVAALVGLVNGFVIAYLGVSPILATLGTMTLCKGLAIGLTRGNVISGFPEPIVFIGNGTVLGVPFALIVLALCALPVALMLNATPFGARVYMIGSNEKATRYSGVDTRAVLLKLYVLSSLLAGVAAVVMLARFNSANAAYGESYLLITILAAVLGGVDPFGGFGKVGGLLLALIILQVISSAFNLLNLSQFLTLAIWGGILIAVAAVPHLGGKAPR, translated from the coding sequence ATGAGAAATGCGTCCACCCTCGCCCTTCGCGGACGCCTGATCCGTTTGGCCGGCAGCGGGACGATCGCAACCCTCATCCTGTTGTTGGTCGCGCTCTGGTTGGTGTTCGCCATTACCATCGGCGACCGGTTTTTCTCCGTCAACACGCTGCAATCGATGGCCTTCCAGATGCCGGAGCTCGGCATCCTTTCGCTTGCGATGATGCTGGCCCTGCTATCTGGCGGCCTCAACCTTTCCATCATCGCCACCGCTAATCTCTCCGGACTGACCATTGCCTTCCTGCTGACGCACTACATTCCGGGCACTCAGGGCATTGCCTGGGCCGGCGTGCAGGTGCTGGCGATTGCGGCAGGGTTTGCCGTCGCGGCACTGGTCGGCCTTGTCAACGGATTTGTCATCGCCTATCTCGGCGTTTCGCCCATCCTCGCAACCCTCGGCACCATGACACTCTGCAAGGGACTCGCGATCGGCCTGACGCGCGGCAATGTCATCTCCGGATTTCCGGAGCCCATTGTTTTCATCGGCAATGGAACGGTTCTCGGGGTGCCTTTTGCCCTGATCGTGCTGGCGCTCTGTGCGTTACCCGTCGCGCTCATGCTAAACGCAACGCCCTTCGGGGCAAGGGTTTACATGATCGGCTCGAACGAGAAGGCAACCCGCTACTCCGGCGTCGATACCCGCGCCGTCCTGCTCAAGCTATATGTCCTCTCGAGCCTGCTCGCCGGTGTCGCAGCGGTCGTCATGCTGGCACGTTTCAATTCAGCCAACGCGGCATATGGCGAGAGCTATCTGCTCATCACCATTCTTGCAGCCGTGCTCGGTGGCGTCGATCCATTTGGCGGCTTTGGCAAAGTCGGCGGATTGCTGCTTGCGCTGATCATCCTTCAGGTGATCTCCTCGGCGTTCAACCTTCTCAATCTCAGCCAGTTCCTCACTCTGGCGATCTGGGGTGGCATCCTGATTGCCGTTGCCGCGGTTCCTCATCTGGGCGGCAAAGCGCCCCGGTAG
- a CDS encoding FGGY family carbohydrate kinase, translated as MTRSETSPRIAVLDIGKTNLKLLVASEDGWPLETHSIPNVPTTAGPYLAYDLAGLEEWFLDTLAVVTQRHTIGAVIATAHGCGAVLVEGDEPVLPMMDYDAVSPPEIDQVYARIAPAYDEVFCGISGAMRLGKQLLWQESAYPAEFARAKTYLMTAQYFALRLGGRAASEISQLAAQSHIWDLFHHQPSSLMRKRGWNRLLPERASAGAVLGRVSEAVAKRTGLARSTEILCGVHDSNANLFRYKAAGMADTSILSTGTWMIGFQRGLALDNLDATRGMVLNIDVDGENVPSTLIATGREYDLISRDHDASDAAVLAALPSLLALGTLALPSFVGDDGLFPGAAHRGRIIGPRPETPAEWQGLAVLYAAFSANRCLDALGSSKHVVIDGGFAANLPFARALATLRPSQSVSVSQSRDGTALGAALLWRRFSRTIPVSSVVLEAVTPLGEGECKRTLSAAYQSWISFSEHPS; from the coding sequence ATGACACGATCGGAAACCTCTCCCCGGATCGCGGTTCTCGATATTGGCAAGACGAATCTGAAACTGCTGGTCGCGAGTGAGGACGGCTGGCCGCTCGAAACACATTCGATCCCGAATGTGCCGACCACGGCAGGACCATACCTTGCCTATGATCTTGCCGGGCTGGAAGAGTGGTTCCTTGACACCTTGGCCGTGGTGACGCAACGCCACACCATCGGCGCGGTGATCGCGACCGCGCATGGGTGTGGCGCCGTGCTTGTCGAAGGCGACGAGCCAGTGCTGCCGATGATGGACTATGATGCAGTCTCGCCGCCTGAGATCGACCAGGTCTACGCCCGGATTGCGCCTGCCTATGATGAAGTGTTTTGCGGTATCAGCGGTGCGATGCGGCTCGGAAAGCAATTGCTCTGGCAGGAAAGCGCATATCCCGCCGAATTCGCCCGCGCGAAAACATATCTTATGACTGCGCAGTATTTCGCCTTGCGGCTCGGCGGGCGTGCTGCAAGTGAAATTTCACAGCTCGCGGCTCAGAGCCATATCTGGGACCTTTTCCACCATCAGCCTTCCTCCCTGATGCGCAAGCGCGGCTGGAATCGTCTTCTGCCGGAGCGGGCATCCGCCGGTGCGGTGCTAGGGAGGGTTTCGGAGGCCGTAGCCAAGCGTACCGGCTTGGCGCGCTCGACCGAAATCCTCTGCGGCGTGCATGATTCCAACGCCAATCTATTCCGCTACAAGGCCGCGGGCATGGCCGATACCTCGATCCTATCAACAGGCACCTGGATGATCGGCTTTCAGCGCGGCCTCGCGCTAGACAACCTCGACGCCACACGCGGCATGGTGCTCAATATCGATGTCGACGGTGAGAACGTACCCTCCACGCTGATCGCAACAGGCCGCGAATATGACTTGATCAGCAGAGACCACGACGCTTCTGATGCAGCTGTCCTCGCCGCATTGCCGAGTCTACTGGCCCTTGGAACCCTGGCACTCCCCTCCTTCGTTGGCGATGATGGACTGTTCCCCGGTGCAGCTCACCGCGGGCGCATTATCGGACCGCGGCCCGAAACGCCAGCCGAATGGCAGGGGTTGGCAGTCCTCTACGCCGCATTCAGCGCAAACCGCTGTCTAGATGCGCTTGGCAGCTCGAAACACGTCGTCATCGATGGTGGCTTTGCCGCCAACCTGCCCTTCGCGCGCGCTCTGGCCACGTTGCGGCCATCGCAGAGCGTCTCGGTGAGCCAATCTCGGGATGGAACGGCGCTCGGCGCTGCGCTGCTGTGGCGGAGATTTTCGCGTACGATTCCGGTTTCGAGCGTGGTGCTTGAAGCTGTCACGCCGCTCGGCGAAGGCGAGTGCAAACGCACCCTTTCCGCCGCCTATCAATCCTGGATTTCTTTTTCGGAGCACCCATCATGA
- a CDS encoding class II aldolase/adducin family protein, whose protein sequence is MTDRNHADLRQGIVDTCKEMNRNGLNQGTSGNLSHRIPNGMLITPTSLPYEHMRPEDIVAMDFAANYQGTHRPSSEWRFHRDILRARDDINVVLHTHSTFSTILAVHERGIPCFHYMVAVAGGNDIRCSPYACFGTQALSDYAVNALEGRNACLLGHHGLIVTAQTFEKALWLAVEVETLAKMYVHALAIGEPPRLSETEMAQVHEQMKRMGYGQAPDLDDVGDVPRAMLQSKPAPH, encoded by the coding sequence ATGACAGACCGCAATCATGCCGATCTCCGCCAGGGCATCGTCGATACCTGCAAGGAGATGAACCGAAACGGTCTCAACCAAGGGACTTCCGGCAATCTTTCTCACCGGATTCCAAACGGCATGCTAATCACGCCGACAAGCTTGCCCTACGAGCACATGCGGCCAGAAGACATTGTCGCGATGGATTTTGCCGCGAATTACCAGGGCACCCATCGCCCTTCTTCAGAATGGCGTTTTCATCGCGATATTCTGCGAGCGCGTGACGACATAAACGTCGTGCTTCATACGCATTCCACCTTCAGCACCATTCTCGCCGTGCACGAGCGTGGCATTCCCTGCTTCCACTACATGGTCGCGGTAGCCGGTGGCAACGATATCCGTTGTTCGCCTTATGCCTGTTTCGGCACACAGGCGCTGTCCGATTATGCCGTTAATGCGCTCGAAGGACGAAATGCCTGCTTGCTCGGCCATCATGGATTGATCGTAACGGCGCAGACATTTGAGAAGGCGCTTTGGCTTGCCGTGGAGGTGGAGACCCTGGCGAAGATGTATGTCCACGCGCTGGCGATCGGCGAACCTCCGCGCCTCAGCGAGACGGAAATGGCACAGGTCCACGAACAGATGAAACGCATGGGCTACGGCCAGGCGCCCGATCTTGACGACGTCGGTGATGTTCCACGCGCCATGCTTCAGTCGAAACCGGCGCCACATTGA
- a CDS encoding nuclear transport factor 2 family protein, with product MSISPDDFDPLAVVVDWLDACRRGNLSALLNLYDEQAVWECDCEGVSITGRKAIAAYWAPKLESKGASADRHYRLRTFDEMPRAPRCDDP from the coding sequence ATGTCGATTTCACCGGACGACTTCGATCCGCTGGCCGTCGTCGTAGACTGGCTCGATGCCTGTCGGCGGGGAAACCTCAGCGCGCTGCTCAACCTGTATGATGAGCAAGCGGTTTGGGAGTGCGACTGCGAGGGCGTGAGCATAACTGGTCGAAAAGCGATTGCGGCTTATTGGGCACCGAAGCTTGAAAGCAAGGGAGCGAGCGCCGATAGGCACTATCGCTTACGTACGTTCGATGAGATGCCGCGCGCCCCGCGATGCGATGATCCGTGA
- a CDS encoding AraC family transcriptional regulator, producing MLPERARFSTFREGFARLNLALDVIDHSGGRPRIDVTYLPLGTVGVCSIITTPVEFLRHKHHLKDSRDHFGLNIVEAGPVQFANAGQEHVYDTGSACLVDRGRPLRVFGPRGASVKFVTVEAAALRSLVALPEDLSGRPVRPGPALRLLHRYLRSLASFKEPPASKLASTVSAHLLDLVAATLGPTAEAANIVTERGVKAAKVQAILAEVAQRSSDPNFDLTKVSGALGMSRRYVQKLLEETEQSFTEHLARCRLERAFAMLTDPHHLHLAIIDIAFAVGFGDVSHFNRSFRRRFGETPSGVRAASIVRQK from the coding sequence ATGCTGCCGGAGCGCGCACGGTTCTCCACGTTCCGTGAGGGATTTGCGCGGCTAAACCTCGCCTTGGACGTGATTGATCACAGCGGCGGTCGCCCACGTATCGACGTCACCTACTTGCCGCTCGGCACGGTTGGCGTTTGTAGCATTATCACCACGCCGGTCGAGTTTCTCCGTCACAAACACCACCTCAAGGATAGCCGTGACCACTTCGGACTAAACATCGTCGAGGCTGGGCCGGTCCAATTTGCAAATGCTGGCCAGGAACATGTTTATGATACCGGCTCCGCTTGTTTGGTTGACCGGGGAAGGCCGCTGCGAGTATTTGGGCCGCGTGGCGCCAGCGTTAAATTCGTAACGGTGGAGGCTGCCGCCCTTAGGTCTCTGGTTGCGCTGCCGGAAGATCTATCAGGCCGGCCGGTGCGTCCCGGACCGGCGCTTAGACTGCTCCACCGCTACCTGCGGTCGCTCGCATCCTTCAAAGAACCTCCGGCATCAAAACTCGCCTCCACCGTCAGTGCACATCTCCTCGATCTCGTGGCTGCGACGCTCGGGCCGACCGCCGAAGCTGCGAACATCGTTACAGAGCGTGGTGTGAAGGCGGCCAAGGTCCAAGCGATCCTGGCGGAGGTCGCGCAACGCTCCAGCGATCCCAATTTCGATCTGACCAAGGTCTCTGGAGCGCTCGGTATGTCGCGGCGATACGTGCAAAAATTGCTGGAGGAGACCGAACAGTCGTTCACCGAGCACCTTGCAAGGTGTCGGCTTGAGCGTGCCTTCGCGATGCTGACTGACCCGCACCATCTGCATCTGGCCATCATCGATATCGCGTTTGCAGTCGGCTTCGGTGATGTTTCTCATTTTAATCGCTCGTTCCGCCGGCGCTTCGGCGAGACGCCATCAGGCGTGCGCGCCGCGTCGATCGTGCGGCAGAAGTGA
- a CDS encoding LysR family transcriptional regulator encodes MDAQPSNNSDCRHARIELKHLRLAVLACSCGSLRRAADVLGVRHSALSRSVIQLEQLVGATLFERSSAGIRPTQAGSSFLSRATAILERIEALVQSAGYGAVTGSSQFSVGLCTSGSTRNLRAILADLGRHDIEVTAIERSPTDLNGCLRSGVADAIIVPEGPRSIDLESRALWCEGIVVLLAADNTLATREVIYWTDLLNQTILLGTSEHVCSLTKIIEPYLVAQGIGQKVQRHNVSRHVIHGLASAGLGVSFMLASNTKSIGDDLIWRELRDRRGQMQVCFHVHWLRGNENPALKRFLRLLADYYPSSAIGG; translated from the coding sequence GTGGACGCGCAACCATCCAACAACTCTGACTGTCGCCACGCAAGAATCGAGCTGAAGCATCTTCGCCTTGCGGTACTTGCATGTAGCTGCGGCAGCTTGCGGCGCGCGGCCGATGTACTCGGAGTTCGACATTCGGCACTCAGCCGGTCGGTAATTCAGTTAGAGCAACTTGTTGGAGCGACATTGTTCGAGCGATCGTCGGCAGGAATACGACCTACCCAGGCAGGCTCCAGCTTCCTAAGTCGCGCGACCGCGATCCTCGAGCGAATTGAAGCGCTTGTTCAATCGGCAGGTTATGGCGCAGTCACAGGCTCCTCTCAATTCTCGGTAGGTTTGTGTACGTCGGGTTCGACAAGGAATCTGCGTGCGATCTTAGCTGATCTTGGACGACATGACATCGAAGTGACCGCAATTGAGCGATCACCGACAGATTTGAATGGCTGTCTACGGAGCGGAGTGGCAGATGCTATCATCGTTCCCGAGGGGCCACGGTCAATCGATCTTGAATCTCGTGCACTATGGTGCGAAGGCATTGTTGTTCTGTTAGCCGCAGACAATACTCTGGCTACCCGTGAAGTTATCTACTGGACGGATCTTCTCAATCAAACGATCTTGCTCGGAACGAGCGAACATGTATGCAGTTTGACAAAGATCATCGAACCGTACCTTGTGGCGCAAGGCATCGGACAAAAGGTTCAGCGACACAATGTAAGCCGACATGTCATCCACGGCCTTGCAAGTGCAGGGCTTGGAGTCAGCTTTATGCTCGCATCTAATACGAAATCTATTGGAGATGACCTTATTTGGCGAGAATTGCGCGATCGCCGAGGCCAGATGCAGGTATGTTTCCATGTTCATTGGCTGCGTGGGAACGAAAATCCGGCGCTGAAACGCTTTCTGCGATTGCTGGCTGACTACTATCCGTCTTCCGCCATTGGCGGGTGA